A single genomic interval of Lathyrus oleraceus cultivar Zhongwan6 chromosome 7, CAAS_Psat_ZW6_1.0, whole genome shotgun sequence harbors:
- the LOC127100345 gene encoding WUSCHEL-related homeobox 6 isoform X1, which produces MSDSFCSFLSSTPNPNHNSHAPPKISPIVQPYCICTHCSHLLPFNHHPVDICSGTLDCNGVDQGTSNTMQPQQSSRWSPTPVQLLVLEELYRKGMKTPSAEQIQQIALQLRQFGKIEGKNVFYWFQNHKARERQKRRRREMEETTGSSTEDKKEKDKYIMSNSEAAAGLKETGSGVKETKKWATTSNCSEQAEQDISEKRSIQVLRKNIATESEGKCQNIEIPYYLTPFTSAAYRTCSNSNTPQSYGLLPFDKENFNYYEEENAGPSPRTLDLFPVKEDEQDGKPMCCVNDSMDTEVTSSSNQFFEFLPLRN; this is translated from the exons ATGTCTGATTCTTTCTGTAGTTTTCTCTCTTCTACTCCAAATCCCAACCATAATTCTCATGCACCTCCTAAAATCTCTCCCATAGTTCAACCTTATTGCATTTGCACCCATTGCAGTCATCTCCTTCCCTTCAATCACCACCCCG TTGATATCTGTTCAGGAACATTGGACTGCAACGGCGTGGACCAAGGTACAAGCAATACTATGCAGCCACAGCAAAGCTCAAGGTGGAGTCCAACACCAGTTCAACTACTAGTCCTTGAAGAGTTATATAGGAAAGGCATGAAAACACCATCAGCTGAACAAATCCAACAAATAGCTTTGCAGCTTCGGCAATTCGGGAAAATCGAAGGGAAAAACGTGTTCTATTGGTTCCAGAATCACAAGGCTAGAGAGCGGCAGAAGCGTCGTCGCCGGGAGATGGAGGAAACAACTGGCTCTTCAACTGAAGATAAAAAAGAGAAAGATAAGTACATTATGAGCAACTCAGAAGCTGCTGCAG GATTGAAAGAGACAGGTAGTGGAGTTAAAGAGACAAAGAAGTGGGCAACCACTTCAAACTGCAGTGAACAAGCAGAG CAGGATATATCAGAAAAAAGATCAATACAAGTTTTGAGGAAAAACATAGCTACAGAAAGTGAAGGAAAGTGCCAAAATATTGAGATTCCTTATTACTTGACACCTTTTACTTCAGCAGCATATAGAACATGTAGTAATAGTAACACACCTCAAAGCTATGGTTTATTACCATTTGACAAAGAAAATTTCAACTATTATGAAGAAGAAAATGCAGGTCCTAGTCCTAGGACACTTGATCTTTTTCCAGTTAAGGAAGATGAACAAGATGGAAAACCTATGTGTTGTGTTAATGATTCTATGGACACTGAAGTAACATCTTCCTCCAACCAGTTTTTTGAGTTTCTTCCTTTAAGAAATTGA
- the LOC127100345 gene encoding WUSCHEL-related homeobox 6 isoform X2 yields MSDSFCSFLSSTPNPNHNSHAPPKISPIVQPYCICTHCSHLLPFNHHPVDICSGTLDCNGVDQGTSNTMQPQQSSRWSPTPVQLLVLEELYRKGMKTPSAEQIQQIALQLRQFGKIEGKNVFYWFQNHKARERQKRRRREMEETTGSSTEDKKEKDKYIMSNSEAAAGLKETGSGVKETKKWATTSNCSEQAEDISEKRSIQVLRKNIATESEGKCQNIEIPYYLTPFTSAAYRTCSNSNTPQSYGLLPFDKENFNYYEEENAGPSPRTLDLFPVKEDEQDGKPMCCVNDSMDTEVTSSSNQFFEFLPLRN; encoded by the exons ATGTCTGATTCTTTCTGTAGTTTTCTCTCTTCTACTCCAAATCCCAACCATAATTCTCATGCACCTCCTAAAATCTCTCCCATAGTTCAACCTTATTGCATTTGCACCCATTGCAGTCATCTCCTTCCCTTCAATCACCACCCCG TTGATATCTGTTCAGGAACATTGGACTGCAACGGCGTGGACCAAGGTACAAGCAATACTATGCAGCCACAGCAAAGCTCAAGGTGGAGTCCAACACCAGTTCAACTACTAGTCCTTGAAGAGTTATATAGGAAAGGCATGAAAACACCATCAGCTGAACAAATCCAACAAATAGCTTTGCAGCTTCGGCAATTCGGGAAAATCGAAGGGAAAAACGTGTTCTATTGGTTCCAGAATCACAAGGCTAGAGAGCGGCAGAAGCGTCGTCGCCGGGAGATGGAGGAAACAACTGGCTCTTCAACTGAAGATAAAAAAGAGAAAGATAAGTACATTATGAGCAACTCAGAAGCTGCTGCAG GATTGAAAGAGACAGGTAGTGGAGTTAAAGAGACAAAGAAGTGGGCAACCACTTCAAACTGCAGTGAACAAGCAGAG GATATATCAGAAAAAAGATCAATACAAGTTTTGAGGAAAAACATAGCTACAGAAAGTGAAGGAAAGTGCCAAAATATTGAGATTCCTTATTACTTGACACCTTTTACTTCAGCAGCATATAGAACATGTAGTAATAGTAACACACCTCAAAGCTATGGTTTATTACCATTTGACAAAGAAAATTTCAACTATTATGAAGAAGAAAATGCAGGTCCTAGTCCTAGGACACTTGATCTTTTTCCAGTTAAGGAAGATGAACAAGATGGAAAACCTATGTGTTGTGTTAATGATTCTATGGACACTGAAGTAACATCTTCCTCCAACCAGTTTTTTGAGTTTCTTCCTTTAAGAAATTGA
- the LOC127100345 gene encoding WUSCHEL-related homeobox 6 isoform X3 translates to MSDSFCSFLSSTPNPNHNSHAPPKISPIVQPYCICTHCSHLLPFNHHPGTLDCNGVDQGTSNTMQPQQSSRWSPTPVQLLVLEELYRKGMKTPSAEQIQQIALQLRQFGKIEGKNVFYWFQNHKARERQKRRRREMEETTGSSTEDKKEKDKYIMSNSEAAAGLKETGSGVKETKKWATTSNCSEQAEQDISEKRSIQVLRKNIATESEGKCQNIEIPYYLTPFTSAAYRTCSNSNTPQSYGLLPFDKENFNYYEEENAGPSPRTLDLFPVKEDEQDGKPMCCVNDSMDTEVTSSSNQFFEFLPLRN, encoded by the exons ATGTCTGATTCTTTCTGTAGTTTTCTCTCTTCTACTCCAAATCCCAACCATAATTCTCATGCACCTCCTAAAATCTCTCCCATAGTTCAACCTTATTGCATTTGCACCCATTGCAGTCATCTCCTTCCCTTCAATCACCACCCCG GAACATTGGACTGCAACGGCGTGGACCAAGGTACAAGCAATACTATGCAGCCACAGCAAAGCTCAAGGTGGAGTCCAACACCAGTTCAACTACTAGTCCTTGAAGAGTTATATAGGAAAGGCATGAAAACACCATCAGCTGAACAAATCCAACAAATAGCTTTGCAGCTTCGGCAATTCGGGAAAATCGAAGGGAAAAACGTGTTCTATTGGTTCCAGAATCACAAGGCTAGAGAGCGGCAGAAGCGTCGTCGCCGGGAGATGGAGGAAACAACTGGCTCTTCAACTGAAGATAAAAAAGAGAAAGATAAGTACATTATGAGCAACTCAGAAGCTGCTGCAG GATTGAAAGAGACAGGTAGTGGAGTTAAAGAGACAAAGAAGTGGGCAACCACTTCAAACTGCAGTGAACAAGCAGAG CAGGATATATCAGAAAAAAGATCAATACAAGTTTTGAGGAAAAACATAGCTACAGAAAGTGAAGGAAAGTGCCAAAATATTGAGATTCCTTATTACTTGACACCTTTTACTTCAGCAGCATATAGAACATGTAGTAATAGTAACACACCTCAAAGCTATGGTTTATTACCATTTGACAAAGAAAATTTCAACTATTATGAAGAAGAAAATGCAGGTCCTAGTCCTAGGACACTTGATCTTTTTCCAGTTAAGGAAGATGAACAAGATGGAAAACCTATGTGTTGTGTTAATGATTCTATGGACACTGAAGTAACATCTTCCTCCAACCAGTTTTTTGAGTTTCTTCCTTTAAGAAATTGA